Below is a window of Lodderomyces elongisporus chromosome 3, complete sequence DNA.
CAATCAAATATTACTCTACTACCACATCTTTCTctcactttctttttatcctCCGGAACTAAACtgaaaaataacaaattgTACAaacctcttcttctcttctctcttcttttatttttttaaaacgCAAAAAGACAAACTTTATAATCCACTTCCTCTAAGGATAGTTTGATACTCCTTCAGGTCGCATCGACTATTACGACCATGTTCAactctctttttattttcttttttcttctcttttaaCTTCTAATCTCTttgactcttttttttttcgaacTGAATAAcatcaatatatatatatatatatatatatatattgtgTAGGTGTGTCTATGTTTATTTATGTTTAATGGCCACTGATTTCCGTTGTTACCCCTCTTAAACAGTCTGCTACTGAACAGCTAATGAAGCTAGCATTGTCGTTATGTTGATTGTCACTCTTATTACCTGCATCGGGTTCTTCAGAGGGTTCCTTGGATCCCTCTTTCTTCACCATCATCTTGCTCAAATTACTTTGTTGAGGTTGAGTTTGTGATTGTAATTGTGACTGACTTGAAAGTTGTTCTGGACGTCTAAACTTTAAAGAATTGGAGTACAGTAACGAGTTTCTCTTCTTTGGTGTAGTGCTAAACTTTGTTCCTTTTAATGTTGGAACAAAGCCTTGTGACACAGCTGTTCTCATCATTGGTCTACGTGAAGTTGATTCTTCATTCAAGACTTCGGCAAAGCTATAAAAGCTAACTTGTGATTTTGAGTGCTTCAAGTTTGATGCTGATAAATTGCTAGGACTCAATGGTGAAGATGGGGATTTGCcttctttcatttcttcGGCATCCAGTTGTTGTCTTTGTGGAATTTGTTCCAACTGGGTGAATGAAGCATTGTTGTACAATGAGTTTTTTCtagatgatggtgatacGGGTCTGCCCAATGCCATATTCAATGCGGCTACTGATGAGTTTCTTCTTGATGAGTAAACGACATTGACTTGTTCCAATTCTTCAGCTTCCTTGTTTAATACTTGGCATGTAGCGTCAAGACAGGGTGGGATGTGGTCTTCTGCGCGCAAAACACCGTGAAGTGAGGAGGACATTGTCAATGAAGTTGCTGCTGAGTTTAGTGAGATGGATGAGTTGTGTGTCGATGATCTGGACCTCCCAAATGGTTTGTTGTATGAACTCAAGGTGTTTGCattagtggtagtagtagtattccctgatgatgaagaaaacgAAGAGAATGGATtgggtggtggtaatgtggattgttgtggttgttgtggtgaTTGAGATAATTTCTCCATATTGGTACTATCGTttccactaccactaccattACCGTATATGGAGTATGTTAATGATGAAAGAGATTCTGAGCCCTCTGGATGTAAATAGAGGCAGTCTCTTTCAAAAATACAGCTTTCAGTTGAATGTAATGGTGGTTTTGGAGCATCTTgtgctgctggtgctgctgATTCATTGGAGGCGAGTTCTTCGCTTCCAAATGAAAACATGGCTAGCTTCTGTTTAGTAGAGTTGGATCTTGAAGGTGAGGTTGTAGTCATGGCTTTGGTTGATATTTATTATGAATATATTGTATGTAACAAAGTAAAGAATGATTGAATCAAGATTCCGatttataaagaaaaagaatgattTTGTGTGAATGTAGATTtataaacaattttttggattaaaaaaaaaaaaagaagaataaaacgGGAAAAGGTGTTGAATATCAAAATGTGCAGTGgctgtgtttgtgtttcaatttgtgtctgtgtctgtgtctgtgtttgtaCTTGTGTTTGTACTTGTGCGAGTGCAAGTGCAAGTGTGGGTGCGAGTGTTTTACGTTAGTGGGACTGTATTGTCGATACTTGAATAGGTACTATCTAATGATGTACAAAGTCTAGTCTAGGTGTGTTTGTAATGGACGTTGAAGTTGGGAAAGGTAGGAAAGAAGAGATGCTTTGACTTGTGAATgaagaaatacaaaaaaaaaaaaaacaggatTGTAGATTTTTGGAAATAAAATTGGGATAGtggaagatgatgatataTAAGTTTTTCGGCTCAGGAGAGAga
It encodes the following:
- the VHS2 gene encoding putative beta-1,6-N-acetylglucosaminyltransferase: MTTTSPSRSNSTKQKLAMFSFGSEELASNESAAPAAQDAPKPPLHSTESCIFERDCLYLHPEGSESLSSLTYSIYGNGSGSGNDSTNMEKLSQSPQQPQQSTLPPPNPFSSFSSSSGNTTTTTNANTLSSYNKPFGRSRSSTHNSSISLNSAATSLTMSSSLHGVLRAEDHIPPCLDATCQVLNKEAEELEQVNVVYSSRRNSSVAALNMALGRPVSPSSRKNSLYNNASFTQLEQIPQRQQSDAEEMKEGKSPSSPLSPSNLSASNLKHSKSQVSFYSFAEVLNEESTSRRPMMRTAVSQGFVPTLKGTKFSTTPKKRNSLSYSNSLKFRRPEQLSSQSQLQSQTQPQQSNLSKMMVKKEGSKEPSEEPDAGNKSDNQHNDNASFISCSVADCLRGVTTEISGH